The genomic DNA AGGTCGAGACGGCACCCGCACCCGCCGAGCCGGCCGCACCAGCGACCACGCCGGCCCCGGCCGAGACGGCGCCCGCGGTCGAGACGGCGCCCGCACCCGCCGAGCCGGCCGCACCAGCGACCACGCCGGCCCCGGCCGAGACGGTGCCCGCGGTCGAGACGGCACCCGCACCCGCCGAGCCGGCCGCACCAGCGACCACGCCGGCCCCGGCCGAGACGGCGCCCGCACCCGCGGACCAGACGGCGCCCGCACCCGCCAAACCGCCCGCACCAGCGACCACGCCGGCCCCGGCCGAGACGGCCGCCGGCGCGACGGCTCGCAAGAAGCCGCTCACCACCGTCCCGCCGCCGCTCGACGAGGTCGACGAGGGCTGGGACTGATCGGCCACCGCGCGCGCGTCACGCGTCGAGATCGATCCCCCGGCGGTCGAACAGGTCGCGGTAGCCGCCGGCGTGCCACGCGAGCAGTTCCTTGGCGCGCTCGATCGCGAACGGATGGGTCCGGCCGAGCGTGAGCAGCACCTTGTACGCGCGGTTGAGATCGGAACGATCGGCGTCCTCGTAGGCGTCGATCTGTTCGAGGAACGCGTCGCGGTCCATCTGGTCGTACAAGCGCGTCGCGCCGCCGGCGAGCTTCATGAACGTGCGGATGCACGGGTCGATATCCTGGACCGCGAGCAGGCCGGCGCGATCGGCCGTCAGCTCCGCCTTGCGGTACCATTCGAGCAGCGCGTAGACGAGCCCCTGCCCCAGCAGCGAGCCGATCCCTAGGGTCGCCTGGCCGACGAGCGCCATGATCGCCGCGATGTTGCGCGCCACGATCGTGTACAGCACGTGGCCGGCCTTGATGTGGCCGAGTTCGTGCGCGATCACGAACAGCAGCTCCTCCTCGTCGAGCATGTCGACGAGCGCAGACGTCAAGACGACGAACGGGCGCGTATGGCCGTACGTCCACGCATTCGGGTACGGGTCGACCGTCACGTACAGCTCCGGCTCGTCCACGCCGAGAATCTTGCACGCCCACGACAGTTGGCGGTGCATGCGACCGAACATGCGCTCGGTCACGCGCACGTTGCTCGCGACATTGTCGAGATAAAACAGGCGCTCGAGCCCGTATTCCATGATCTTGGCCACCGCCTTGTCGAGGCCGGGCACCTTCTTGAGCGCCTCGGTGGCCGCTGCGTCGGCCGGGTGTTGGAACTCGTCGGCGCGAAGGTCGCGCAGAGGGTGCAAGCGCCTGCGTCGCGTGTCGGCCATGGGCGGGAGTGTAAGGAAACCGGTGCCGGCAAGCCACGCCCGCGTGCCGCGGACACGCGCCGCCCGCGCCGGTTGCCGCGCGCCGCAGGCAACCGGCGCCGCCCGCGCCGCTTCCAACGGGCATGCAGCGAATCGTGACGGCCTGGGTCGTGTTGGGGCTTGCGCTCGGCGGATGCGCGCGCGACGTCCGCGTGCGGCTTCCGCCCGACGAGGGCGAACCGACCGGCAGCGTGACGGTGGTGTTCACGCGCGCCGTGCGAGACTTGATGGTGTCCGTCAACGGCGTGCTGGTGGCGGATCGCGCGCACACCGCGCGCGTGCGCGTGACCGGCGTGCCGGCCGGCGACGCGGACGTGGTCGTCGCCGCCGGCGCGGGCGAGCAGCGGGTCGAGCGCCACATGCGCGTCGCGGTCGCCGCCGGCCGCGACACGGCGATTCCGCTCGCCGCGCCCGATCCGTCCGTGAGCCGTACGTTCGTGCTCACGGCGCTGTCGGCGGTCGCCTACGTGCTCGTGCGCGCGGTGACGTTCGCGCTGCCGTAGCGGCCGGGCGCGTTTTCCGCCGGGCGCGGCGCGCGGGCTGGTAGAGTTTCGGCGATGATCGGGCACATCCATCGCATCGCCGCCGCTCTTGCGATCGGAGTCGTCGCCGGCGCGGCCCCGGCCGCCGCGGGCGAACTGCGCATCGCGACCCTCGCCCCCGAGGGCTCCCTGTGGATGAAACAGCTGGAGAAGGCGGCCGAGAAGATCGCCGAGGCGACCGACGGGCGGGTCGTCCTGAAGTACTACGGCGGCGGCAGCCAGGGCGACGAGCGCGACGTGATCCGCAAAATGCGGATCGGCCAGCTCGACGGCGCCGCACTCACGTCGGTGGGGTTGTCGATGATCTACCCCGGCATCCGCGTACTGCAACTCCCGCACTTCTTCGCGGACACCGACGAACTCGACTACGTGCGCAAGAAGATGTGGCCCTATTTCCAGAAAAAGTTCCGCGAGCAAGGGTTCGAACTGCTCACGCCCGGCGACGTCGGCTGGATTTACCTGTTTTCGACCCGGCCGATCCGCAGCCGCAAGGACCTGGAGCGCGCGAAGTTGTGGGTGTGGCAGGGGGACCCGCTGGCGTCGCAGCTCACCGACAAACTCGGCTTCAACGGCGTGCCGCTCGCGGTGCCGGAGGTGTTGCCGGCGCTCGCGTCCGGTCGGATCGACGCGTGCTTCGGCTCGCCGCTCGCCGCGGTCGCGCTGCAGTGGCACACACAAGTGCGCTACATGACGTCGCTGCGCGTGGTCTACGGCATCGGCGGCATGGTGATGCGCAGCGCGAGCTGGCAGGCGATGTCGCCGGCGGACCGCGCAGTGCAGCAGGCGATCGGCCGCAAGTTGACGCGCAAGACCATCGAGCGCGTGCGGCGCGACAACGATCGGGCGCTGCGCGCGCTCCAGCGCGAAGGCATGCAGATCGTCCAGACTCCGCCCGAGATGGTCGCCGAGTTCGAGCGCACCGCGGAGAAGCTGTGGCACGCGGGCGTCGGCGCCACCTACACCCGCGAGGAGCTGGACATGGCGCTGCGCTACCGCGCCGAGTACCGCAAGGCCAAGGGCCGGTAACGCGCGGCGCGCCCTCGCATCGACGCCATGAGCGAGTTGCAAACCGCGCGGGTGCGACTGGCATCGCTGGCGCTCGGCGCGCTCGCCTGCGGCGGCGAGGCCGGCCCGCCGCCACCGGACGTGGTCGCGGTCGGGCCGGTGTCGATCGAGACCGATCCGCTGTGTCTGCGCGCGGCGGGCGGCACGGCGGCGTTCGAAGTGTGCGGCTTCGTCGAGGTCGGGCGCGTGGAGGCGGTCGACCCCGGCCGTTACTACGATCCGCGCGGCGACGACGCGGTGACCTGGCACGCGGCGGCGCGCGCGGTGGCGTGGGACCCGGCGACCGGCGCGCTCACCCTCGACAACGGCGCGACCCTCACCGTCACCGACGGTCCCGCCCCCGACACCGCCACGTTGGCCGTCGACGTGGCCGGCGACGCCGACGGCGCGGCGCTCGTGCGTCTCGCGTGGCCGCTCGCCGCCGGAGAGCCGATCTACGGGTTCGGCGAGAACTTCGCGTCCGCCGACGCGGCCGGCAGCGTCCGCGAAATGCAGTTTCGCGTCGACCTCGACTCGGAGTCCTCGCTCAACGAGGTGCACGTGCCGGTGCCGCTCGCGCTGTGGCCGGCGCGCGGCGCGGGCGTGTTCGTCGAAGACGCGCGGCCCGGCGCGTTCGACGTCGGCGCGGCGCGGGCCGACCGCGTGCTCGCGACCGTAGCGCGCACCGAGCCCGGCCCCGTACGCGCGCACGTGTTCGTCGCCGGCGAACCGCTCGACCTGTGCCGGCGGTACGCCGCGCTCACGGCCCTGCCCGCCGTGCCGCCCAAGTGGGCGTTCGCACCGCAGCAGTGGCGCAACGAGCACGACAGCAGCGACCAGGTGCGCGAGGACGCCCAGGCGATGCGCGCCCTCGACATCCCGGGCAGCGCGATCTGGATCGATAACCCGTGGCAGACCGGCTACAACACGTTCGAGTTCGACGAGACGCGCTTCTCCGAGCCGGCCGCGCTCGTCGCCGATCTGCGCGCGCTCGGCTATCGCGTCGTGGTCTGGTCGACGCCGTACGTCAACCGCGGCGGCCCGACCGCCGCCGACTTCGCCGACGCGGCCGAACGCGGCTACCTCGTCACCGACGGCGCCGCGCCGGTCGTGTTCCCGTGGCAAGACGGGCCGGGCGCACTGGTCGACTTCACCGCGGACGGCGCCACGCAGTGGTGGCGCGAGCGCATCGCGCGCGCGACCGCGCTGGGCGTCTCCGGCTTCAAGCTGGACTTCGGCGAGGACCTGGTGCCCGAACTCGGCGGCCGCCTCACGCCGTTTCGCCTCGCGGCCGGCACGGCGCAGACGCTGCACAACGCCTACCAGTACGGCTACCACGAGGCGTACCTCGGCGCGCTGCCGCCCGGCGACGGCTGGCTGATCACGCGGGCCGGGTCGTTCGGCGAGCAGGCGGTGAACACGACCATCTGGCCGGGCGATCTCGACAACGACTTCTCGCGCCACGGGGTCGACAACGGCGACGGACAGCGCAACGTCGGCGGCCTGCCGGCGGCCGTGGCGGCCGGCCTGTCGCTGTCGGTATCCGGGTATCCGTTCTTCGGTTCCGACATCGGCGGGTTTCGCAATGGCGAACCGACGCCCGAGGCGCTCATCCGCTGGGCCGAATACGCCGCGCTCGGCACGATCATGCAGCTCGGCGGCGGCGGCGCATCGCACAACCCGTGGGACGTCGACCGGTTCGGCCCCGACGCGCTCGCGATCTACCGCCGCTACGCCCGCCTGCACATGGACCTGGTGCCGTACCTGTACACGCTGGCGGTGCGCGCGGGGACCGACGGCACCCCGGTCGTGCGGCCGACGCGCTTCATCTACCCCGACGCGCGCAGCGACGACGCGACCTATCTCGTCGGCGACGCGCTGTTCGTCGCGCCGGTCATCGAAGAAGGCGCGACGACCCGAGTCGTCGCGTTTCCGCCGGGCAGATGGATCGATTGGTGGACCGGCGTCGCCGAGACCGAGCCGGAGCGGCAGGTTCCGGCGCCGCTGGACAGGTTGCCGCTGTGGCGTCGCGCCAATGCGTTCGTGCCGATGTTCGCACGCGCCGCCGACACGCTGGCGCCGGCGACGGACCCGGCGGTGCGGTCGTACGCCGACCCCGCCTACGGCCGCCACCTCGCCCTGTGGATCACCCCGGACGGGCCGCGCGCCGACATCGCGCTGTACGACGGCGCGACCGCCAGCGCCGAGCGCACCGGCGACGTGTACCGCTTGTCGGCCGCGGCCGGGGACGAGTTCGACACGTTCGTGTTCGCGCTCGACCTGCGCGCATCCGACCTGCGGCTGGACCCGTCCGCGGTCCTGCCCGAGGGCGACCCGGACGGTTGCGATGCGTGCTACCGCGAGCGGGATGGCGTGCTGTACGTCCGCACCGGACCGGGGACCGTCGACGTGCCGATCGCCGCGGCGACCGCGCGCCGCTGACGGGAAGGGCACCGGACGCCGTCGCCGCGGTCCGTCCGCATCGCCCGCGCTCGGTCGCGCCACGCGCGACCGCTTCGAAGATCGCGCCGCCCGCCTCGGCGGACAGCACGCCCGCCGAGGGGGTAAGGTACGTCGCCATGAGCGTGCCCACGGTGCGCGGCATCAAGCTCCGGCTCGAGATCGGCGCGGCCGAGATCCCGCTCGCGCCGCTGCGCCGCCGCGCCGCCACGGAAAACGGCGACTCCGGCCTGCGCGCCCCGCGCATCGCGCCGCCGACCGTGACCGACGAGTTCGAGCTGAGACCGATCCGCGACATCGCGCTGCGAGAGATCCTGAGCCACGCCGACGGCGGGAAGGTGCGCGTCCACCTGCCGCTCGAGCCGCGCACCGTCAAGAAGGGACCGATCGCGATCCGCATTCCCGAGGGGGCGCGCGTCGTCATCGATCTCCGGGTCGAAGGGGGCCGCATTCTGCGCGACCGGGACCACACCCGCGGCGACATCGTCCCCGATCTCGAGCTGCCGCTCGGCCTGAAGGTGCGCGGCGTCTACCTCGACGAGGCCGACGGCAGCTTGATCGCCGACATCGCGCACTTCCCGAACGTGAACCTGTCGTGGCTGAGCATCGCGCGGCTGCGCATTCCGGGCACGCTGGACGGCCTGCTCGCGCTGCTGTTTCCCGACCACGACCGCGCAGACGATGCCGGCGCCGCGGCGCGGGCGTCGACCGCGCCGCGCGACGCGGACGACGCCGCGGCGCCCGCGCTGCCGGTGCGCTTGGCCGAGCTGCGCGTCGAGGCGCGCGACGTCGTGCCGCGCGACCGCGAGCTGTCGCTCGGCCAGGCCGGCCGGATCGCGCTCGGCGCGCGCACGCGACTCGACATCGACTACAGCAAGGACGCGCTCGAGATCGGTGGCGACATCGAGATCGACGATGCCGACATCGCCGGCGCCGGGTTTTCGCTGCGCGGGCTGCGCGCGTTCGGCGCCGGCTCGGCGGCCCTCGTGCGCGACGCACGGAGGCGCGAGCTGGTCGTGGAGTTACGCTGTGACGATGCGGCAGTTGCGAGCGGTCGCATCGACCTGGTAGACGGCTCTCACCTGGAACTCGGCGAGACGACCGCGGAGAACCTTCGCATCGCGCTGTGTCGGCGTTCCGGCGCCGCGCAATTCGCGGTGGACGCCGCTCGCATCGACAGCCGCATCGCCGGCGGCGTCGTGATGACGCGCGTGGGACGCAAGACCTACCCGGTGCGCGTCGCGGACATGGAGATCGCGGGGCGCGCGCGGGTGAGCGACCGCGCGTTCGACCTCGACGTGGAGGTGCGCGGCGCGCGGATCGACGCCGAGTCCGTCGCCGTGCCGCTCGGAGTGGCGCGCATCGACGTGCGCGCGCTCGACGCCAGTGGCAGCGGCCGGTTCTGCGCCAACTCGCGCGGGGACTACGCGTTCGACGGCTCGCTGGCGGTCAACGCCGATCTCGCGGGCGGCCGCATCGTGAGCGGGCCGTTCTCCGGGCGGCTGCCCGATGAGGGCACCCGCGTGTCTCTCGCCGTCGCGCGCATCGCCGGGGGTGCCCGCGGCGTGACCGAGTTCGACGCCAGCGGCACCGCCGACGTGCGCCTCGCGTCGGGCAGCGTCCCGGTGGGCAACGGACACCGGCTGCAGTTTTCGCGCGGCGCGGCCGGCACGCTGGCGCTGCACGCGATCCGGCTGCAGTCGGGCGACGCGTGGCCGCGCATCGACGCCGGCCTCCACCTGACCGCGGCCGCCGACGCCGTGATCGTCGGCGGCGCGGTCGATCTCCCGTCCGGCGTCGGCATCATCGACGCGCCGAGCATCGCGCTCGGCGCCGACGGCACGCTCGCCGTTCACCGCGCCGTCGTCGAGGTCGCGTCGGCCGCGTCGGACGCAGACGACGCGCGCGAGCCGTCGCCGGCGACCGGCGCGTAGAGCGGCAACGTCACGGTGAACGTCGCCCCGCGGCCGGGCGCACTATCGGCGCGCACGCCGCCGCCGAGCGCCTCGGCGGCCGTCTTGACCAGCGACAGGCCGACGCCGGCGCCGCCGTACC from Deltaproteobacteria bacterium includes the following:
- a CDS encoding M48 family peptidase, with the protein product MADTRRRRLHPLRDLRADEFQHPADAAATEALKKVPGLDKAVAKIMEYGLERLFYLDNVASNVRVTERMFGRMHRQLSWACKILGVDEPELYVTVDPYPNAWTYGHTRPFVVLTSALVDMLDEEELLFVIAHELGHIKAGHVLYTIVARNIAAIMALVGQATLGIGSLLGQGLVYALLEWYRKAELTADRAGLLAVQDIDPCIRTFMKLAGGATRLYDQMDRDAFLEQIDAYEDADRSDLNRAYKVLLTLGRTHPFAIERAKELLAWHAGGYRDLFDRRGIDLDA
- a CDS encoding glycoside hydrolase family 31 protein codes for the protein MRLASLALGALACGGEAGPPPPDVVAVGPVSIETDPLCLRAAGGTAAFEVCGFVEVGRVEAVDPGRYYDPRGDDAVTWHAAARAVAWDPATGALTLDNGATLTVTDGPAPDTATLAVDVAGDADGAALVRLAWPLAAGEPIYGFGENFASADAAGSVREMQFRVDLDSESSLNEVHVPVPLALWPARGAGVFVEDARPGAFDVGAARADRVLATVARTEPGPVRAHVFVAGEPLDLCRRYAALTALPAVPPKWAFAPQQWRNEHDSSDQVREDAQAMRALDIPGSAIWIDNPWQTGYNTFEFDETRFSEPAALVADLRALGYRVVVWSTPYVNRGGPTAADFADAAERGYLVTDGAAPVVFPWQDGPGALVDFTADGATQWWRERIARATALGVSGFKLDFGEDLVPELGGRLTPFRLAAGTAQTLHNAYQYGYHEAYLGALPPGDGWLITRAGSFGEQAVNTTIWPGDLDNDFSRHGVDNGDGQRNVGGLPAAVAAGLSLSVSGYPFFGSDIGGFRNGEPTPEALIRWAEYAALGTIMQLGGGGASHNPWDVDRFGPDALAIYRRYARLHMDLVPYLYTLAVRAGTDGTPVVRPTRFIYPDARSDDATYLVGDALFVAPVIEEGATTRVVAFPPGRWIDWWTGVAETEPERQVPAPLDRLPLWRRANAFVPMFARAADTLAPATDPAVRSYADPAYGRHLALWITPDGPRADIALYDGATASAERTGDVYRLSAAAGDEFDTFVFALDLRASDLRLDPSAVLPEGDPDGCDACYRERDGVLYVRTGPGTVDVPIAAATARR